One genomic segment of Pandoraea sputorum includes these proteins:
- the def gene encoding peptide deformylase produces MIRDILKMGDPRLLRIAKPVEQFGTPELDELIADMFETMKHANGAGLAAPQIGVDLQVVIFGFEHNERYPDAPEVPETVLINPVITPLTQDMEEGWEGCLSVPGLRGMVNRYSMLRYEGFDQHGHAIDRVAEGFHARVVQHECDHLIGKLYPMRITDFSKFGFTEILFPGLDPNSDD; encoded by the coding sequence ATGATTCGCGATATTCTGAAGATGGGCGATCCGCGCTTGCTGCGCATCGCCAAACCCGTCGAACAGTTCGGCACGCCCGAGTTGGACGAGCTTATTGCCGACATGTTCGAGACCATGAAGCATGCCAACGGCGCCGGGCTTGCCGCACCGCAGATCGGCGTCGATCTGCAAGTGGTGATCTTCGGCTTCGAGCATAACGAGCGCTATCCGGACGCCCCGGAAGTGCCTGAAACCGTGCTGATCAACCCGGTCATTACGCCGTTGACGCAGGACATGGAAGAGGGCTGGGAAGGTTGCCTGTCGGTGCCGGGGCTTCGCGGTATGGTCAACCGCTATTCGATGCTGCGCTACGAAGGATTTGACCAGCACGGTCACGCCATCGACCGCGTGGCGGAAGGCTTTCATGCGCGCGTCGTGCAGCACGAGTGCGATCATCTGATCGGCAAGCTCTATCCAATGCGGATTACCGACTTCAGCAAGTTCGGCTTTACCGAGATCCTCTTCCCGGGGCTCGATCCGAATAGTGACGATTGA
- the ligA gene encoding NAD-dependent DNA ligase LigA, translating to MSQTSVPGQGANAPTPANVTAAAQRAAELRNELARHNRAYYEDDAPLIPDAEYDRLFGELVALENAYPELQRADSPTQRVGGKPVDGFAPVVHRVPMLSLNNGFADEDVEAFDRRVSDGLRPDAVGAAGAGNASSGDLFGAPVEYAAELKFDGLAIALRYEQGVLVQAATRGDGTTGEDVTANIRTIKKIPLKLESENPPEVLEVRGEVLMFRADFDKLNEAQEAAGEKVFVNPRNAAAGSLRQLDSKITAKRPLSFFAYGVGELVGVPMPETHSALLDWYVTLGIPVNDKREVVQGAQGLLKFYREVGDARASLPYDIDGVVYKVNRRDEQDRLGFVSRAPRFALAHKFPAQEALTTLLDIEVQVGRTGAITPVARLAPVFVGGATVTNATLHNEDEIRRKDVMIGDTVIVRRAGDVIPEVVGSVLDRRPDDARAFVMPTECPVCGSAIEKLPDEAIARCTGGLICAAQRKQALLHFAQRRALDIEGLGDKLVEQLVDQQIIRTPADLFKLGVAKLAALDRMADKSASNLVAALETARHTTLARFIFALGIRHVGEATAKDLARHFGKLDNLIAVCKRDSDLTELLAVPDVGPIVAESINNFFCEDHNVEVIEQLRAAGVTWPESEPAAVAPLPLAGKTFVLTGTLPTLSRDEAKAMLEAQGAKVAGSVSAKTDYVVAGAEAGSKLAKAEALGVPVLDEDAMRAMLAAL from the coding sequence ATGTCCCAAACTTCCGTTCCGGGTCAGGGCGCGAACGCCCCTACGCCAGCCAATGTTACGGCCGCCGCACAACGTGCAGCCGAGTTGCGTAACGAGCTAGCCCGCCACAACCGCGCTTATTACGAAGACGACGCGCCGCTCATTCCCGACGCGGAGTATGACCGTCTCTTTGGCGAACTCGTCGCGCTGGAAAACGCATATCCCGAGTTGCAACGGGCCGATTCGCCCACCCAGCGTGTCGGCGGTAAGCCAGTCGACGGATTCGCACCAGTGGTGCACCGTGTGCCGATGCTTTCGCTCAACAACGGGTTCGCCGATGAGGACGTCGAGGCGTTCGACCGACGAGTGAGTGACGGTCTGCGTCCCGATGCGGTGGGTGCTGCCGGGGCGGGTAATGCGTCGTCTGGCGACCTGTTTGGTGCGCCGGTCGAATATGCCGCCGAGCTGAAGTTCGACGGTCTGGCCATCGCGTTGCGTTACGAGCAAGGCGTGCTCGTGCAAGCCGCGACGCGCGGCGACGGCACGACGGGCGAAGATGTCACCGCCAACATCCGCACCATCAAGAAAATCCCCCTCAAGCTCGAGAGCGAGAATCCGCCTGAGGTGCTCGAAGTGCGCGGTGAAGTGCTGATGTTCCGCGCCGACTTCGACAAGCTTAATGAGGCGCAGGAGGCGGCTGGCGAGAAGGTTTTCGTTAACCCGCGCAATGCGGCTGCCGGAAGTCTGCGCCAGCTCGATTCGAAGATTACGGCCAAGCGCCCGTTGTCGTTCTTCGCCTATGGCGTGGGGGAACTGGTTGGCGTGCCGATGCCGGAGACGCACTCGGCCTTGCTCGATTGGTATGTGACGCTGGGTATTCCGGTCAACGACAAGCGGGAAGTCGTGCAGGGTGCGCAAGGACTGCTGAAGTTTTACCGTGAAGTCGGTGATGCGCGCGCCTCATTGCCTTACGACATCGACGGCGTGGTCTACAAGGTCAACCGTCGCGACGAGCAGGATCGTCTCGGCTTCGTCTCGCGCGCCCCGCGCTTTGCATTGGCGCACAAATTTCCGGCGCAGGAAGCGCTGACGACATTGCTCGACATTGAAGTGCAAGTGGGGCGTACGGGGGCGATCACGCCGGTGGCGCGACTCGCGCCGGTGTTCGTTGGCGGTGCGACGGTGACGAATGCCACGCTGCACAACGAGGACGAAATTCGTCGCAAGGACGTGATGATCGGCGATACGGTGATTGTGCGTCGCGCGGGCGATGTGATTCCCGAAGTGGTCGGATCGGTGCTGGATCGTCGTCCGGACGACGCGCGCGCTTTCGTCATGCCCACTGAGTGTCCGGTCTGTGGTTCCGCCATCGAGAAGCTCCCGGACGAAGCGATCGCACGATGCACCGGCGGGCTGATTTGCGCCGCACAGCGCAAGCAGGCGTTGCTGCACTTCGCGCAGCGTCGCGCGCTCGATATCGAGGGGCTCGGTGACAAGCTGGTGGAGCAACTGGTCGATCAGCAGATCATTCGGACCCCGGCCGACCTGTTCAAACTGGGCGTTGCAAAGCTCGCTGCGCTCGACCGGATGGCCGACAAGTCGGCTTCCAATCTCGTCGCGGCGCTGGAGACGGCGCGTCATACCACGCTGGCGCGATTTATCTTTGCACTGGGCATTCGTCACGTTGGTGAAGCGACGGCGAAGGATCTCGCGCGGCATTTCGGCAAGCTCGACAACCTGATCGCCGTGTGCAAACGCGATTCCGATTTGACGGAACTGCTGGCCGTTCCGGACGTCGGACCGATTGTGGCCGAGTCGATCAACAATTTCTTCTGCGAAGATCATAATGTCGAAGTGATCGAGCAACTGCGGGCGGCGGGGGTCACCTGGCCGGAGTCGGAACCGGCGGCCGTTGCGCCGTTGCCGCTGGCGGGCAAGACGTTTGTGTTGACCGGAACATTGCCGACGCTCTCGCGAGACGAAGCGAAGGCGATGCTCGAAGCACAAGGAGCAAAGGTTGCTGGCTCGGTGTCTGCGAAAACGGACTACGTGGTCGCGGGCGCAGAGGCGGGCAGCAAGTTGGCAAAGGCCGAAGCACTGGGTGTGCCCGTGCTCGACGAGGACGCTATGCGCGCGATGTTGGCCGCGCTTTGA
- a CDS encoding cell division protein ZipA C-terminal FtsZ-binding domain-containing protein, whose protein sequence is MNELQLSLIAAGVVVLLGVVAYNAWQGSKARARIPRRMPVDGAGIDATAGTPDADDDRPFIEPTLSPPRVPAQSGERREPTLGPAAAGTSVQDAFAINEDAWDAPPAARKRAAQEAAARAAEGSESDVVADTAPVQPHDAEAAQRRDAQDAAAASAVARVDAELAADDTVDAATAGAAASAAAAPDAEAQAAHVDTAPTSTDVAVPAPAAPEAPVAAARPAVPSGPPPIIDERIDCIVELPLANMVAAERLMPLTVRMRRAGSKPVNVEGRVDEASAWEPIRTGGRYHQLRMAVQLANRAGALNEVEFSEFSNLVQTLADAVDALPELPDMMETVARGRELDSFAAQCDAQLSVNVLSDGAPWSANYVQAVATQDGLLLSRDGMRFVKLDSRQNPVFMLQFGDTNFLRDDLTYKGGDLITMLLDVPVADEDLLPFRLMCDYARSIGQRIGGRVVDDQRRPLSDAALQNVDKQLLKLYERLEARGLPAGSPVTRRLFSQ, encoded by the coding sequence ATGAATGAACTGCAGCTGAGCTTGATTGCCGCAGGGGTAGTGGTACTGCTGGGAGTGGTGGCCTATAACGCCTGGCAAGGCAGCAAGGCACGCGCGCGCATACCGCGTCGCATGCCGGTCGACGGTGCGGGTATCGACGCGACCGCCGGTACGCCCGATGCCGACGACGACCGCCCGTTCATCGAACCGACGCTGTCGCCGCCGCGCGTGCCCGCACAGTCGGGCGAGCGTCGCGAGCCGACGCTTGGACCGGCCGCCGCCGGAACGTCGGTGCAAGATGCTTTCGCTATCAACGAAGATGCCTGGGATGCCCCGCCGGCAGCGCGCAAGCGTGCCGCGCAGGAAGCAGCGGCGCGGGCTGCGGAAGGCAGCGAGTCGGACGTGGTTGCCGACACGGCGCCCGTCCAGCCGCATGACGCGGAAGCGGCGCAACGCCGCGATGCACAGGACGCAGCGGCAGCCAGCGCAGTCGCACGCGTCGACGCCGAACTGGCCGCCGACGATACGGTAGACGCTGCCACGGCGGGCGCTGCCGCTAGCGCCGCAGCGGCACCCGATGCCGAAGCGCAGGCAGCGCACGTCGATACGGCACCCACATCCACCGATGTGGCGGTGCCTGCACCGGCAGCGCCAGAAGCACCGGTAGCGGCTGCACGTCCGGCAGTACCGAGCGGTCCGCCGCCGATCATCGACGAACGCATCGACTGCATCGTCGAGTTGCCGCTGGCGAACATGGTGGCTGCCGAACGGCTGATGCCGCTGACGGTGCGCATGCGTCGCGCGGGCAGCAAGCCCGTGAACGTGGAAGGGCGTGTCGACGAAGCGTCCGCATGGGAGCCGATTCGCACGGGTGGCCGATATCACCAACTGCGCATGGCCGTGCAACTGGCCAATCGCGCGGGCGCCCTCAACGAAGTCGAGTTCTCCGAGTTCTCGAATCTCGTGCAGACGCTGGCGGATGCCGTCGATGCTTTGCCGGAATTGCCCGACATGATGGAAACGGTCGCCCGTGGCCGTGAACTCGACAGCTTTGCCGCGCAATGCGACGCTCAGCTGTCGGTGAACGTGCTGTCGGACGGCGCACCGTGGTCGGCCAATTACGTGCAGGCTGTCGCCACGCAGGATGGATTGCTGCTCTCGCGCGATGGCATGCGTTTCGTCAAACTCGATTCGCGTCAGAACCCGGTGTTCATGCTGCAATTCGGTGACACCAACTTCTTGCGCGACGACCTGACGTACAAGGGCGGCGACCTGATCACCATGCTGCTCGACGTGCCGGTGGCCGACGAAGACCTCCTGCCGTTCCGTCTGATGTGCGATTACGCGCGTTCGATCGGACAGCGTATCGGTGGCCGCGTGGTGGACGATCAACGCCGTCCACTCTCGGATGCTGCGCTGCAAAACGTCGACAAGCAGTTGCTCAAGCTGTACGAACGCCTTGAAGCGCGCGGTCTGCCGGCGGGTTCGCCCGTCACGCGCCGTCTGTTCAGCCAGTAA
- the smc gene encoding chromosome segregation protein SMC, whose product MRLTSIKLAGFKSFVDPTNFAVPGQLVGIVGPNGCGKSNIIDAVRWVLGESRASELRGESMQDVIFNGSTARKQASRASVELVFDNSAGRAAGQWSQYAEIAVKRVLTRDGTSSYYINNLPARRRDIQDIFLGTGLGPRAYAIIGQGMISRIIEAKPEELRVFLEEAAGVSKYKERRRETENRLQDTRENLTRVEDILRELGTNLEKLESQAVVANRFKDLQRDGEEKQQLLWLLRKNEAQNEQERQQRAIESAQVDLEAQMSRLRGSESDLETLRAAHYTATDAVQAAQSAMYEANSEVSRLEAEIRYVVESRNRVQAQLAALTSQREQWQARSAQSEEELALAEEELIIAEERAATAQDQAADQNEALPALESGWRDAQNLLNEQRSEIAQVEQSLKLEAAHQRNADQALQQLQQRQERLQGEARGLDKPDEAELEMQRGDLAEHQAMLEDAQAELADAEERLPRLEAERAEAQARVQSEAATIAQLEARLTALKQLQESVQTEGKVQPWLDKHELAQLPRLWKKLHIEPGWEPALESVLRERLAALEISNLDWVKAFASDAPPAKLAFYSPPPAARPMEAPASLRPLLSLLRIDDPGLRAVLQEWLGHVFVADDLAQAMVARAQLPEGASIVVKAGHQVTRVGVQLYAADSEQAGLLARQQEIENLGKQLRAQALLSDEAKSAAVRAEAAYSQAAQSLSEVRGRAERATQRVHALQMDVLKLTQAYERYNARSTQIDEELREIAAQIEEQLAMRAESEANFEQSDARLAELQATFEDGQLEFESLDSQLSDARNRARELERLAQEASYGQKGISSKIDEHRRSIQTALEQAERLVVSIEQAQAELALITEQTAENGLQDALELRAEKEEILGAARIELDALTQKLRQSDEERLAAERGLQPLRDRITELQLKEQAARLNREQFVEQLTTAEVDEEALSAKLTADMKPSYLQGEVTRINNAINALGPVNMAALEELETARERKVFLDAQSADLNDAIETLEGAIRKIDEETRVLLQGTFDEVNKHFGELFPMLFGGGQAKLIMTGDEILDAGVQVMAQPPGKKNSTIHLLSGGEKALTAIALVFGMFQLNPAPFCLLDEVDAPLDDANTERYAKMVARMSDRTQFVFISHNKIAMEMANQLIGVTMQEQGVSRIVAVDMESAINLAEIA is encoded by the coding sequence GTGCGTCTGACTTCCATCAAACTCGCTGGCTTCAAATCTTTCGTCGACCCGACGAACTTCGCGGTGCCCGGCCAACTGGTCGGGATCGTCGGCCCGAACGGGTGCGGCAAATCCAACATCATCGATGCCGTGCGCTGGGTGCTCGGCGAGTCGCGCGCTTCCGAGCTGCGCGGCGAATCGATGCAGGACGTGATTTTCAACGGATCGACTGCCCGCAAGCAGGCGAGCCGCGCGAGCGTCGAACTGGTGTTCGACAACAGCGCCGGGCGCGCCGCCGGGCAGTGGAGCCAGTACGCCGAAATCGCCGTCAAGCGCGTGCTCACGCGCGATGGCACCTCCAGCTATTACATCAATAACCTGCCGGCACGCCGCCGCGATATTCAGGACATCTTCCTCGGCACGGGCCTTGGGCCGCGCGCCTACGCCATCATCGGCCAGGGGATGATTTCGCGAATCATCGAGGCGAAGCCGGAAGAGCTGCGCGTGTTCCTCGAAGAAGCCGCGGGCGTCTCCAAGTACAAGGAACGCCGCCGCGAGACCGAGAACCGTTTGCAGGACACGCGCGAAAACCTGACGCGCGTAGAAGACATTCTTCGCGAACTCGGAACCAACCTCGAAAAGCTTGAATCGCAGGCGGTCGTCGCCAATCGATTCAAGGACTTGCAGCGCGACGGCGAAGAAAAGCAGCAGTTGCTCTGGCTGCTTCGCAAGAACGAAGCGCAGAACGAGCAAGAGCGCCAGCAGCGTGCCATCGAGTCGGCGCAGGTCGATCTGGAAGCGCAGATGTCACGTCTGCGCGGCTCCGAGTCCGATCTCGAAACGCTGCGTGCCGCGCACTACACGGCCACCGACGCCGTACAGGCCGCGCAAAGCGCCATGTACGAAGCGAACTCGGAAGTCAGCCGTCTGGAAGCCGAGATTCGTTACGTGGTCGAGTCGCGCAATCGCGTGCAGGCCCAGTTGGCGGCGCTGACCTCGCAGCGCGAGCAGTGGCAGGCCCGTTCGGCGCAGTCGGAAGAAGAGCTCGCACTCGCCGAAGAAGAGCTCATCATCGCCGAGGAACGCGCGGCGACTGCGCAGGACCAGGCCGCCGATCAGAACGAGGCGCTGCCCGCGCTCGAATCCGGCTGGCGCGACGCACAGAACCTGCTCAACGAGCAACGCAGTGAGATCGCGCAGGTCGAGCAGAGCCTGAAACTTGAAGCCGCGCATCAGCGCAATGCCGATCAGGCGTTGCAGCAGTTGCAGCAGCGTCAGGAGCGTTTGCAGGGCGAGGCGCGCGGGCTCGACAAGCCCGACGAAGCCGAGCTTGAGATGCAACGCGGCGACCTCGCCGAACATCAGGCGATGCTCGAAGATGCGCAGGCCGAACTGGCCGATGCCGAAGAGCGTCTGCCGCGACTCGAGGCCGAGCGTGCTGAAGCGCAGGCGCGCGTGCAGTCGGAAGCGGCGACGATCGCTCAGCTTGAGGCACGTCTGACCGCGCTCAAGCAACTCCAGGAAAGTGTCCAGACGGAGGGCAAGGTGCAGCCGTGGCTCGACAAGCACGAGCTGGCGCAATTGCCGCGTCTGTGGAAGAAGCTGCATATCGAGCCGGGCTGGGAGCCGGCGCTCGAATCGGTGCTGCGCGAACGTCTCGCTGCGCTAGAAATCAGCAATCTCGATTGGGTGAAGGCCTTCGCGAGCGATGCGCCGCCGGCCAAGCTGGCGTTCTATTCGCCGCCGCCGGCCGCACGTCCGATGGAAGCCCCGGCGTCGCTGCGTCCGCTGTTGTCGTTGCTGCGCATCGACGATCCGGGCCTGCGCGCCGTGCTGCAGGAATGGCTCGGTCACGTGTTCGTTGCCGACGATCTCGCGCAGGCGATGGTTGCCCGCGCACAGTTGCCCGAAGGCGCATCGATTGTCGTCAAGGCAGGCCATCAGGTTACGCGTGTCGGCGTCCAGCTTTATGCGGCGGACTCCGAGCAGGCCGGTTTGCTCGCCCGTCAGCAGGAAATCGAGAATCTGGGCAAGCAGCTGCGTGCGCAGGCATTACTTTCCGACGAAGCCAAATCGGCTGCCGTGCGTGCCGAGGCGGCATACAGTCAGGCAGCGCAGTCGCTGAGCGAGGTGCGCGGACGTGCCGAGCGCGCCACGCAACGCGTGCACGCATTGCAGATGGACGTGCTCAAGCTCACGCAGGCTTACGAGCGTTACAACGCCCGCAGTACGCAGATCGACGAAGAACTGCGTGAAATCGCCGCGCAGATCGAAGAGCAACTGGCGATGCGCGCCGAGTCGGAGGCAAACTTCGAGCAAAGCGACGCGCGTCTGGCCGAATTGCAAGCCACGTTCGAAGACGGTCAGCTCGAATTCGAATCCCTCGACAGCCAGTTGTCCGATGCGCGTAATCGCGCCCGTGAACTGGAACGTCTGGCGCAGGAAGCGTCGTACGGCCAGAAGGGTATCTCCAGCAAGATCGACGAGCATCGACGTAGCATTCAGACGGCACTCGAACAGGCTGAGCGTCTCGTCGTCTCGATCGAGCAGGCGCAGGCAGAACTCGCGCTGATCACCGAGCAGACGGCCGAAAACGGTTTGCAGGACGCACTCGAACTGCGCGCCGAGAAGGAAGAGATTCTGGGTGCAGCTCGCATCGAACTCGACGCGCTGACGCAAAAGCTGCGTCAAAGCGACGAAGAGCGACTGGCCGCAGAGCGTGGTTTGCAGCCCCTGCGCGATCGCATCACGGAATTGCAGTTAAAGGAGCAGGCTGCGCGCCTGAATCGCGAGCAGTTTGTTGAGCAGTTGACGACGGCCGAAGTGGACGAAGAGGCGCTCTCCGCAAAGCTGACGGCGGATATGAAGCCGTCGTATCTGCAAGGCGAAGTCACACGCATCAACAACGCAATCAACGCGCTCGGACCGGTCAACATGGCCGCGCTCGAAGAGTTGGAGACGGCGCGCGAGCGCAAGGTCTTCCTCGATGCGCAATCGGCCGACCTGAACGACGCCATCGAGACCCTAGAAGGCGCCATCCGCAAGATCGACGAAGAGACGCGTGTGCTGCTGCAAGGCACGTTCGACGAAGTGAACAAGCATTTCGGCGAACTGTTCCCGATGCTGTTCGGTGGCGGCCAGGCGAAACTCATCATGACTGGCGACGAAATTCTCGACGCCGGTGTGCAGGTCATGGCGCAACCGCCGGGCAAGAAGAACTCCACGATCCATCTGCTGTCAGGAGGAGAGAAGGCGCTCACGGCCATTGCGCTGGTGTTCGGGATGTTCCAGCTCAATCCTGCGCCGTTCTGTTTGCTTGACGAGGTGGACGCGCCGCTCGACGACGCCAACACCGAGCGCTACGCCAAGATGGTGGCGCGCATGTCGGACCGTACCCAATTCGTATTTATTTCGCATAACAAAATCGCGATGGAAATGGCCAATCAGCTCATCGGCGTCACCATGCAGGAACAAGGGGTGTCGCGGATCGTGGCGGTGGACATGGAGTCTGCGATCAATCTGGCCGAGATCGCCTGA
- a CDS encoding DMT family transporter, whose product MTVAGNGAGGPESASGASSTTFGTRAAPALAILIGSSVWGLAWFPYRILAQWGVAAVPAQICTATVAILLLSLVYRRSLGTLRWSWLLVGVAFAGGTTNVAFVWGTTHGHVMRVLLLFYLTPVWTALFAHWLLGERVGLRGVGLIALALGGAGLMLWSPELGWPVPNNPGEWAGAIAGAAFALNNVLLRRVSQALPGVPAEMRSWTLYLGCVVGGLLVLPFDGGVQAGQAAVSALTSGAATAAVALALGCTIAVTNVIVQFGLARVPANQAALIMLFEIVVAAISSWWLASEGLGVREIAGGLCIVAAGVLSGILPDSRRCKSATAGDAMV is encoded by the coding sequence ATGACCGTAGCCGGCAACGGCGCGGGCGGCCCGGAATCCGCATCCGGCGCCTCCAGCACTACCTTTGGCACCCGGGCAGCGCCCGCCCTGGCCATTCTTATCGGATCGTCCGTCTGGGGGCTGGCCTGGTTCCCGTACCGCATTCTGGCTCAGTGGGGCGTTGCAGCGGTGCCCGCCCAGATCTGCACGGCCACCGTGGCCATCCTGCTGCTCTCGCTCGTCTACCGACGCTCGCTCGGCACGCTGCGCTGGTCGTGGCTGCTTGTCGGCGTGGCGTTCGCCGGGGGCACGACCAACGTCGCCTTCGTCTGGGGCACTACGCACGGCCACGTCATGCGCGTGTTGCTGCTTTTCTATCTGACCCCGGTCTGGACGGCGTTGTTTGCCCACTGGTTGCTCGGCGAACGGGTCGGCCTGCGTGGTGTGGGACTCATAGCGCTGGCGCTGGGCGGGGCGGGCCTGATGCTCTGGTCGCCCGAACTGGGTTGGCCTGTTCCGAACAATCCGGGCGAATGGGCCGGTGCTATTGCCGGGGCGGCATTTGCGCTTAATAACGTGTTGTTGCGGCGAGTCAGCCAGGCGTTGCCCGGCGTGCCGGCCGAAATGCGCAGTTGGACGCTCTATTTGGGCTGCGTCGTGGGCGGTTTGCTGGTCTTGCCGTTCGACGGCGGGGTGCAGGCCGGACAGGCGGCGGTCTCGGCGCTCACGTCTGGTGCTGCGACGGCTGCAGTTGCGCTGGCGCTGGGTTGCACCATCGCCGTGACCAACGTCATCGTGCAATTCGGTCTGGCGCGGGTGCCGGCCAATCAGGCGGCGCTCATCATGCTCTTCGAAATCGTGGTGGCGGCGATATCGTCCTGGTGGCTGGCCAGCGAAGGCCTGGGGGTGCGGGAAATCGCCGGTGGGCTGTGCATCGTGGCGGCGGGCGTGCTGTCCGGAATATTGCCCGATTCACGACGTTGTAAATCCGCGACGGCGGGGGATGCGATGGTATGA
- the dapC gene encoding succinyldiaminopimelate transaminase, protein MNPLLDKLQPYPFERLKALVADVTPANTYKAISFGIGEPKHPTPQFIKEALIEGLGGLSNYPATAGGEPLRAAIAQWLERRYALPNVNPATEVLPVTGSREALFSFAQAVVDGSKSGARVLCPNPFYQIYEGATLLAGATPYYADSDPARNFAPDYDAVPADVWRDVQLVYLCSPGNPTGAVLSLADWKRLFELSDEYGFVIASDECYSEIYFDEERAPLGGLAAAHQLGRSFERLVVFSSLSKRSNVPGMRSGFVAGDAAILKKFLLYRTYHGCAMSPAVQAASIAAWNDEAHVRLNRSKYLKKFQTVTPMLAEVLDVRLPDAGFYLWAKVDTKTGLSDTEFTRQLLAQYNVAVLPGSYLGRAAHGANPAENYVRIALVADVDECTEGAQRIVQFCQSL, encoded by the coding sequence GTGAACCCATTACTCGACAAGCTCCAGCCCTATCCCTTTGAACGCCTGAAGGCACTGGTGGCGGACGTCACGCCCGCCAATACCTACAAGGCCATCAGTTTCGGCATCGGTGAGCCCAAGCATCCGACGCCGCAGTTCATCAAGGAAGCCCTGATCGAAGGGCTGGGCGGTCTCTCGAACTATCCGGCCACGGCCGGCGGCGAGCCGCTGCGCGCGGCCATCGCCCAGTGGCTGGAACGCCGTTACGCGCTGCCCAATGTGAACCCGGCCACCGAAGTGCTGCCGGTCACGGGCTCGCGCGAAGCGCTCTTCTCGTTCGCTCAGGCCGTTGTCGACGGCAGCAAATCAGGCGCGCGCGTGCTTTGCCCGAACCCGTTCTATCAGATCTACGAAGGCGCGACGTTGCTCGCGGGCGCTACGCCCTATTACGCCGACAGCGATCCGGCGCGCAACTTCGCCCCCGACTACGACGCCGTGCCAGCCGACGTCTGGCGCGACGTTCAGCTCGTCTACCTTTGCTCGCCGGGCAACCCGACCGGGGCTGTGCTGAGTCTGGCCGACTGGAAGCGTTTGTTCGAATTGTCGGACGAATACGGCTTCGTGATCGCATCCGACGAGTGTTACTCCGAGATTTACTTCGACGAAGAACGCGCGCCGCTGGGCGGTTTGGCTGCCGCCCATCAACTGGGCCGGAGCTTTGAGCGGCTGGTGGTCTTTTCGAGCCTCTCGAAGCGCTCGAACGTGCCAGGCATGCGCTCGGGCTTCGTGGCGGGCGACGCTGCAATCCTCAAGAAATTCCTGCTGTACCGCACCTACCATGGCTGCGCCATGAGCCCAGCCGTGCAGGCCGCGAGCATCGCCGCCTGGAACGACGAGGCGCACGTGCGCCTGAACCGCAGCAAGTACCTGAAGAAATTCCAGACGGTTACGCCGATGCTCGCCGAAGTGCTCGACGTGCGGCTTCCCGACGCCGGTTTCTATCTGTGGGCCAAGGTCGACACGAAAACCGGCCTGTCGGACACGGAATTCACGCGCCAGTTGCTGGCGCAATACAATGTGGCCGTCTTGCCCGGATCCTATCTGGGACGCGCGGCGCACGGCGCCAATCCGGCAGAGAACTATGTCCGTATCGCCCTCGTGGCCGATGTGGACGAATGCACCGAAGGCGCCCAGCGCATCGTGCAGTTCTGCCAATCCCTTTAA
- the dapD gene encoding 2,3,4,5-tetrahydropyridine-2,6-dicarboxylate N-succinyltransferase, which produces MSQQLQTIIDQAWENRAEISAKAAPADVREAVSHVIAELDKGALRVAQKQDGQWIVNQWIKKAVLLSFRLEDNAVMPAGGFSQFYDKVPSKFANYTAEDFARGGFRVVPPAVARRGSFIGKNVVLMPSYTNIGAYVDEGTMVDTWATVGSCAQIGKNVHLSGGVGIGGVLEPLQANPVIIEDNCFIGARSEVVEGVIVEENSVISMGVYLGQSTKIYDRETGEVHYGRVPAGSVVVPGNLPSKDGKYSLYCAVIVKKVDAQTRAKTAINDLLRGE; this is translated from the coding sequence ATGTCGCAACAACTGCAAACCATCATCGATCAAGCCTGGGAAAACCGTGCCGAGATTTCGGCCAAGGCCGCGCCCGCCGACGTGCGCGAAGCCGTCTCCCACGTCATCGCCGAACTGGACAAGGGCGCGCTGCGCGTCGCCCAGAAGCAAGACGGTCAATGGATCGTCAACCAGTGGATCAAGAAGGCCGTGCTGTTGTCGTTCCGTCTGGAAGATAACGCCGTGATGCCCGCCGGCGGCTTCAGCCAGTTCTACGACAAGGTGCCGAGCAAGTTCGCCAACTACACCGCAGAAGACTTCGCCCGTGGCGGCTTCCGCGTCGTGCCGCCCGCCGTGGCTCGCCGTGGTTCGTTCATCGGCAAGAATGTGGTGCTGATGCCGTCGTACACCAACATCGGCGCATACGTCGACGAAGGCACGATGGTCGACACGTGGGCCACCGTCGGTTCGTGCGCCCAGATCGGCAAGAACGTTCACCTGTCGGGCGGTGTCGGCATCGGCGGCGTGCTCGAGCCGCTGCAAGCCAATCCGGTCATCATCGAAGATAACTGCTTCATCGGTGCCCGCTCGGAAGTCGTGGAAGGCGTGATCGTCGAAGAGAACTCGGTGATCTCGATGGGCGTGTATCTGGGTCAGTCGACCAAGATCTACGACCGCGAAACGGGTGAAGTCCATTACGGCCGCGTGCCGGCCGGTTCGGTCGTCGTGCCGGGCAACCTGCCCTCGAAGGACGGCAAGTACAGCCTGTATTGCGCCGTGATCGTCAAGAAGGTCGACGCGCAAACCCGCGCCAAGACGGCCATCAACGACCTGCTGCGCGGCGAATAA